DNA from Lates calcarifer isolate ASB-BC8 linkage group LG14, TLL_Latcal_v3, whole genome shotgun sequence:
ataaattttttttgtttttatcaaattaACTGTCTGATCTGTGTGTGGACTTCCCCCATGTTGTTGCTGAAGTGCTATCTTTACATCTCCTTCACTCTGCTTGTCTATCCTTTGCACTTGCAAGCATGCCCACACACTAACACTCGCACactatgcacacacatgtaacTGCTTAATATGCTTTCCTGTTATTTCACTGCAGTACTCTTGAGAATATAATGCATAAtacttcagacagaaaaaaacattagatACGTTGACCTTTATGAATTCTGTATGTGTAAATTACCTTGTTGCTGTCTAACAGCTTCTGCGTTGTCATACTCATTCTCCACCAGAGAAACACCTGTGGACGCTGGGAAATTACATTGTGACATGTTTATGGCACTAAAGCACTAAATTAAGCTACAGTAAATTAAATGGaacaaattaaatacacattattttaataattgcCCGATAAATCACATGTTTTTGCACTGTACTTCAATCAATTAATCCAAGGTAAAGGGTTAGCCAGTTGAAATGATCTTGCTAACTCTCATTATTCTAACGCAGGAGGcgtgctcttattttgaaaaaaaaaaaaaaaaggtaatatgATAGGAGAGTTGAAGGCATGATCGCCCAAATGATAAATTGGCAGAGATTGTGTGTaaataagaaagaaagtgaatatttacTTATGcaacacaggaaaaataaagtgCTTCAAAATTAACATGTTAAATATCACACAGGCAGGATAGTAAAATTAACAAAGTCTCAAAGTATTTTAGGCAAAATTCCTTAGAAAtttccagtttttaaaaaaaggttggTGTATTTTATGTGATGCACTCACCTGCTCCATCAGACCTCCAATTACACACAACATGACTGCAGGCAAACTCCATCTaggacacataaaaacacaaaaactttgTATTACAACATAATTTCAATAACTTCTTTTACATTCTTGTACAGTTAACTTGACGTTCAGTCGGACCAGTACAGGGTTAGACTGAATTAAATCAATCgagacaagaaagagagaaatatgtaGTATAAAGAATAAGACTGACAACAGCAGATCAGCTTCCTGGCAATGTTGTTGCTGTGGCAACTGGGGCCTTGATTTGGTTATTTTTCTAGTTAACAGGTGGCTGAGTAAAACCATGAAAGCAGACGTTTCCTGTTTGAATAACTGTAAGTGGAAAACCAACAACATGGCAAATTAATGGCCTGTTAAAACTTAAGCTCAAGCATAAACGAGTCCAACAGTACGTTTAATGCTGAATCAACTGCGTGTGCGGTAGTTTTAAATGAATTCGTGAGGCTTGACTATCATCACACGACCCAAAAACAAAAGCACGGAGCGAACTCCAGTGAAGGAAGTAGCAGAGACGATCTGATCTAGcagatttaatttttaaacCATTTCACTGTCTCATTATTTATTCTAAAGTTAACAATTCAGAGAAGAGGATACAGAAACAGTGTAATGATTGGCTCGTATAGGGGTCAAATCTCCGACTACGTTGCATGTTTCCAACCACAAGGTCAATTCCGGTGATTCTTGCCAACTCAATGCCaattttttcctgcttttaaGTCATTGTAGTTGAAACATACAACcaatttgaagatgttaccTGGTGTTAtgagaaattgttttttttactttcaacacAAAGATAAAAGGAGGAGAGACCCCAGTTGaagctgtgtttttcatgtcGTCGAGTTCCTGTAATTGTGTGCATAACTAGCAAATTTGTGCAAATATGCTCTTTTCAGCATTCAGTGGCTCCCCCTCTTTTAGGTTTATGTTGTGATAGATCTGTTTAGGAAGCTGTTCCCCTCAGATTTACATGTAGTCATAGACATTTCATATCCTGCACAATTAATTGGTTCATTGAGGAAAATAATTGGAAGATTATTTGATGAAGAAAATTAtcgttagctgcagccctaaacCAAACATTTAGGTTGGGTCCTCATCTATTAAAATGAAAGCATGAGGAAATCAACATACTAAATGAAGGGTTTCATCCTCAAATgcaaaaatctgtaaaaaagTAACCTATGCCATGTTGAATGCAATCGCTATCTAATTTTAAGTCTTAAGTTGATATCAAAATATGTATATTGACAAAACACAATTAAGCTTAGCCCATGCATTGAATGAATGTTAAAGGAAATGTTTGACATGTTGGGAAATACActctttttgctttcttgttaAGAGTTAGACGAGTAGATTGATACCAATCGTGCCTATATAGTTAACATGAAGCTACATcaaggttagcttagcatagcttagcacaaagactgtgaatgggggggaaacagctagctaacaaaatctgcctacaaCCACCTCCTCTTCAAAGTTAACTAACTAACACATTGTTAAATGACAAATCGCAGGTTTACGAGGGTTATttgcacacttttttttaaaatcagggACATTAGCTTAATTTCTTGAAGTATTAGCTATTGGTCCCAGACCAGGAAGTAGTCTGGCACAGAACTCTTCTTAAAGCtgcaaattattattattattattattactattttaacAGATCTTGGTACCtctggacaaagccaggctagctgttttgccgtgtttccagtctttgtgttaagctaagctaagctaaccatctcctaGTCATTGCCAGAAGGTACATTaagcatacagacatgagagcagtatcagtcttctcatctaactcttagcACTACACCAAACTTTTCCTTTCCTCTAAAGTCAAACACTTAAATTTTACTCTcactaataattaattaattaattaattaatcttaTCACTTCCCATCTAGAGTCTGGTCTATATCATATATTGCTAATTATCCTCCAGTCATAATGTAAACTTCTCTTTATCATATATTTTAGGGTACTTAATGATTCCCTTGTGGTAAAAACCTGCAAAATTAGGGtattttttcttccaaaaaGTACTAggattagtttttgttttgtgtaatcagtcattttataacagcaggtgtCACTTGCAGTGAGTAACATGGTGAATATCTTTGGACTTCAGACACTCTGCTGTTATGTTGACTAGTTTGGTAAATGTCAAACTGACCCCATGTGATTCCTGGATCCTTTTTTCACTTGGTAAACTATAGCAGCTATAAATGGAACATTAATGATTCCTTTTACTTAACACAATCCTGAAACAGTGTAAatttgcaaaatgaaaaatgcaaatcaaGTGTACACTAGAGGTTGTTTTCAAATTGGGTTTCACAGATGTtctgacagcactgacataAACATGCTCTCTGGTGTCTTTAATATCAGTCGTGACACTTGACTTTCATGGTTTTATCAGAGggatcacacacaaacacattacaacAAGAAGAGAATTACCTTTGCCGTGGTCTGTGTGCAGAGGTGCTGCTAAAACTGAAACCAAGTGTGTCTATTGCAGCAGGTTTTTCtattatgtgtgcatgtgtgtgggtgtgttcaaAGTCTAAGAAGCAACgccagaagtgtgtgtgtgtgtgtgccaggaaGTAGTGACGGGGTTGGtagttgagagagagagagagagaaatgaaagttaagaaaagaagaagaagagattacagaagaaaaagatCTCTATCTAtagaacaaaagagagaaaatcacatgtaaaaataaatgtctacCTCAGCTTGTTTGTCATAcgagtcagcagcagcagcctcggTGTCAAACCCTGCTGAAGTGCCCACGAGCTGGTTTTTAACCCCTGTCTGCTCACTGACATTTATCTGTGTACTGTAAAAACCATTTACACGCACcttgtaaaaataatttattagtCAGAATTAATACTTTTCCATCATGAAAGTGCCTCTAATTCATGAACAGTATGATTTGTATCTAAAATAATATCTAAAAAgctgggttttggattattgcagaaaataaactgtgaccaacaaaagtttttaacgtctccaccactaagcttccaactggtcatttcatttagctctgagctcttctacaaaagcctttcttcttagaaagttagtgagagtttgaaagagcgtgagtagaaacacaacgaggctgtaaaggtggactggtgagtagatgggttttcatgttaacgtccccgacaacctctgtagtctcatttagacactcgttagcaaccgccttttttaagacacgtaaaagcttcaaacatcaggagtgggggatttactgacccattttatgtcggagaatcaaacctgaaaatgtcttgagcttgtgttaaaaccacagaccttatttcagacatttaaccaaaaacccattgacgTTGagacgagggaacaggaagtgctaatatgctaatttacttcctggttttaggactcattcctgctcCACTCTGTTACATCCTTGTGTATCTTTTGGTCCATATTGTATTTCATTAGGAATGTTCTACTCATGATTCAACTACTTacacaaaactgctgctgttcaaGTTTCAAATCCTGGATTTACAGTATCTCTGTTGTATTTAGTGTTTTTGAACATTTACTAAATATTTTTCAAACCATATCATGagattttaaacagattttcagGTACCCACCTCACCagcctctgtttctttatgtacagtatgaaaCTTATCTTGCAAAAAGAGGTAAACATCACCGTGAATATTCAGTCACATTAATTTTTCTGTGTAAGTTACCGAGGCACGATAATGTTGTTCTATTTTCTGACCACAGAAGTCAGCTCAGATACTATTTGCTGTTACTTCTGCCCTTCCAGGGACTCCTGCACGGCTCTCAAGATGGCGGCTACGGCCACAGCACCGGGGTCGGGCAGGGTGACCCGCTCGGCTGCGATGTAGCTGGCCCGGCCCGCTCTCGCTGTGAGGTTACGGGTTTCCTCCGCCCCTGAGGCCGCTTTCTAGGCAGACAGAAGGAAGAAAGGCAACTCAGGGaatatatgaacacacacatcatcaaaGACAATTattagtttgaaaaaaaaaaaagaggcacaGTAGGCAGCCTTACAATTAAAACctattatacagtattttaatgtaCCTGCACAGCAGCCTGTAGTATGGCCATCTGTCCACCAGGTGGAGCTGTGGTCAGCTTCATCAGCTCATCCACAGCAGGACACAAAGCATCcaactacagaggaagcagatacataaaaagacaaaatggttGTTTCTGGTCAAATTACATATTAATCAGGAAagacttttcaaaataaaagcatgaaaagaTTCATAGAAATAACTCTCACCATCGTTCTGTCTCCAGGATCAGCACCACCGTATCTGAAAGACATTAACATTACACATCATTCAGATTCATATgaattctttattattattttatttccattattgTTAAATTGATCAATCGTCTTTATTGAGTAGTTTTTTGCTCATTAAGTCAGCTGTTGCCATCCGTAAAAGGCACACTGTTACTTAAACtattaagtatttattttatatctctgaaaatgacaaaaagaacCACTCCTCACTTTTGAAAAGATGAGCAAATATTTAGGAATGTTCATGAAGAAATGAAGTCAACTAACTATTATTGgaaatgtatttcattcattctgGTTCAATACATCAAAGTAGATTATATAGACGTGGTTTTTAATCAAAATATATATCAGATATCAATAAACTGCCTCAGTCGTAGAAGAAATCTTCTGTCACTTGTTTGTCCCCGTACAGAAACCTCATAaccacacatgcatacaaagaGCGTACGTGCATATAAACATGTAGGTGGACTATAAAAACCAACACAGTCCAACAGCCCCACACCTCCTCATGGCCTgtgtcccagcatgcattgcaCTGGCCCAGGCTGCAGCGTTGCTCCGCCCCTCGGTCACatgaccagcagcagcagtcaggaACAGACTGTACAACTGAAAGACACACGGGTAAAGACAGTTTGAGCTGTTAATCTTCATATTAATAATTATCAGATAAAGTGGAAAACCCACCGCTCCTGAAGACCCCCCCATCTTCTCCTGCACCAATCCAGCCAGGACTGATAGGAGTTTCCCGGGGCAACCAGGGACCACATGATCCTGGAGCCACTCCTGAATGGCTGGAAGAACATTTTCACAATTATAAAagtctttaaatatttaattttatccatttactACTGTTAGCGAACACAGTTTCCCACCTCTGGCAGCCTGTGCATGAGTGTTCCCACAGTCTCCGTCCCCGGCAGCGCGATCCAGAGAGTTGAGTTCCTCCTGTTTTTCCAGCAGAGTGGAACAAACTCTCTCTAATGATTTACGCATCACAGGACTCAGCGGGCctaacaggaaaaaacaaacaagcaagaTAACATGCAGTACCTTACATGGCCGTACGCAAAGGCCGACAGCGAATTCAAACAAtctgcagttcctttaatgGCCCACAAGATGGGGGTATTAaacttaataataaaaaatgacatattttactCACTAACTACAAATTACGGCTTCACTGAACCCCAAAATGTGAATTTCTGGTTcgagaaaaaaagacaatttgggACGCAGAATCTTGTCTTTTTGTTGCAGTTTCTCTAAAATATCATGATAAAAATTCAACTCATAGTTGATGGTGATGGACTACATGTGCATACGTATTTACCCTTGGAAACCAACCTTCAGAGTGTTTGTCGTCCTGTGGTCGTGTCCCCATGGCTGGAGGACCTGTGATGTAGCTGTGTCCGCTAACACGTGCAGTACTGAGATTTGGCCAGGCGGGGGCAGCAGTCTTAGCATCTGTATGGGACAGAGCGTGTTCAGTAGTCTTGTTAAAACATATGTGTgtcattaatgtgtgtgtgtagcatgtCTACACTTGCACAAGTCTTGTTATGTGTAGAGGGACTGTGGTTATCCACTGAAAGTGCGTCTGGTTGTTCTTTTGTGcgtctgtctctgtgaggaGTTTTTGTCGGCACTGGGGGATTTTCTGacgtattttatgttgtagaataaaacgtGTCTTGAGCTCGTGTTAAAACCACaaaccttatttcagacatttaaccaaaaacccactgacttaGAAACGAGGGAACGGGCAGTGCTAATATGCTAACTTACATCTGGTTTAAGACTCATTGCTGCACTCTGTTAGTTAGCAGCAGGCTTAGCTTGGCTTGGAGTTTTCCAAACTACAAAACACGTACATGTACCAATACCTCTAGAGCTGTTGTATTTACACTGTGTATCTTGTTTGCTTAACCtgcaaatgaactgaaatgtaTAAAGAACACTTTGTGATTCTTGACAAACTAAACAAATGGCGCTTCTATGAAGATGATAAGAAATAATTCCAGCCAGTAAATCCCCCTTAaactttcattttcctttcacAAACACAATATGTGTATCTATCTAAAGTTTTTAACTTTCAGagcctctgtttccagtcttcatgctaagctaggctaaaaaGGCTTAAAAAACTTTGGACTTCAGCTGTatttccaaaaaatgttttacttttccTTTAAGGTAAAGGTTTGGAATAAGGAATAGAAtatatagaatagaatagaggGTCCTCACAAGCATAGATAAACAAACTTGTACACTCACCAAACAGTCTCAGTATCTCCTCATTCGCTCTCATCACGGTCAGCGACATTCCAGCCATCTCCAGTGATGTCATGAATGACCCGGACATCACCCTGGCAACCACCGCCCCAAGATTCTCTGTAACCGTGGAGACCACTGATTACATTCCAGAGCATCCTCAGAGGTGTTTACAGTTGAGAAGAGGTCATAAAGGTCAAAGAAGACTTGTCTTGCTCTACAGGGCCCTGCTTGGGACAAAGTTCATttaacatataaacatataGGAGTGAACAAacgcatacacatacataaacacacacactttatttacCCAGGCAGATGATGGCGGCTCGGGTAACGACGGCCATCTCCAGACAAGACAGAGCTCCGAGGTTGTTCACACACAGCACCACGCTGTCTCCTGTACGAAAGaagaaggacacacacacagtgttcaaataaaagtaattataattataataagtATTAATAAGACTTCAAGTACCTGATTTCAGCGGCAGATACGATTGGCTGTCAGGGTTGGTCATGTGATCTATCATGGTTTTCACCACCTCATCTGCAGACGCCACCTGAGTCaataaaaagtgaataaaacaaactaaaataaattaaaatattaacagCAAAGGGGATAAAATGGAGTCATGGACATAGTAAATTCAGGCTGGTGTCGACTGAGGTGGAAttacctttgaccttttgattCCAGGCTCACCATGGATTCCTGgataagacagaaaacactagTAAACATTTAGGAATGTAGGAAAAGGCCTTTTTACTACCAACTGTCTCACTGCTAACACATAATCAGGAAGACTTGATAGTTAAATAATTTTTTGGGGGTTTTAAAGGTgctttatgtatgtgtttgctAGCGCtacctagctaacgttagcattagcagcagaacaaacatgaGTTCAGCATCTTCTTCCTAATCGTCTCTCACCCAGTCCCAGCTCCATGTCTCCTGGTGGCAGGTTGAATGAAGGCAGGCAGCCTGGGACGCTGCATGGAGACAGACTCACCCCCAGAGTACCTGGAGTACAACCAAACAACCAACAAAATGTAACCTCAGTaaccacagagaaataaaggaaggagctggtggaggagtGACGCACCAATCCCCTTCAAAACCTCCGTCACTTTGGCAACGATCTGGTCCAAGGAGGAGCCTTCTTCTGCCAGCGCACCTGCCAGCTGAGAAAAGAGATgtttatttaatcaaaaaaagaagacaaaagaatTGAGAGCAGCATCCATGTACTTAAACTGGATGGAGTCACCTTGTGTATGAAGATGGTGCCACACAAGCCTCTCCTCCCGGCCTTACTGGGTCGGTCAAAGGCGCAGTCCTCGGCGACAATCACCATGTCGACAGTGACGCCGTGGTTACGGGCCTGCTCTGCAGCCAGTCCGAAGTTGAGACGATCGCCGGTGTAGTTCTTCACGATGAGAAGGATCCCGGAGGCTcctgtggagggaggagggttaTTATCTTCAATTAACTGTCGTTTAATTTCATTCTTTAAGTGAATGTTTACAGTAGTGGCTTGAACTCATTTTGAAACATGATAAGcaagtttttttccctctgaaaaaaatatgaaaaggtAAAAGTCTGGTGTGCATTACCTGCATTATGCAAGGACATGATGGCAGCCAGGATGCTGGCAGGAGGCGGAGACGCAAACACTCCACCGGCCACTGCTGCTGACAGCATACCTGCACCAACATAACctggaaaaacaagacagattaaaccatgaggaaaacaaaagctaAAAACAACTCAGATCCCATTCTAATGTATAAAACATCTACCCCCATGTGCCGGCTCATGTCCCGACCCTCCTCCTGACAGCAGCGCCACTTTGCCCCTCAGGTTGTCCAGGTCGGACCGGAGCACGACCCTGTGgccctgcagcagagacaggccCGCATTGGCCCTGATGAGGCCACAGAGAGCCTCATCCACACAGCTGTCCACTGAGTTTATTAACTTCTTCTGGGGCTGATGGAGACAATAAAGAacttacataaaaatatatgatataCTCACAGTTTATGACATATTGTGGTGGTTGAATCTACCCAAATGCAAAATATTATGTGAACTGACATCCAGTGGCCGTTTCCACCTTTAACTTTTGCATTAGGTGCtcagagacacaacacacagttaaaTCCGAGTTTACACAAGCTGTACAATAAACTTTTATGTGcagcaacacagacagaaatatagaGATTTACAGCTTTTCCTTCAGTTCCGTTATCACAGCAGTGGACTCTGATCTCTTTGACAAGTGTGCAAAACAATGCTAACACTGTCATGCTATTTAAAACCTCCTGTCATCCTTCATCTCAGCACAAATGTTCAATCAGACAGACACGCTGCTCAACGCAGCTCTTCACTTATGTTCAATAGTGtcttttaaaattattattattgttgttttacctccattttaacatttcttgtTCCTCTTCTCCTCCGACAGTAGGTAGAAACCAGCCGCGTCAAGTTAGCTAGGCTAAGCTAAAATGAAGCCGGATGTAGCGCGGTTTGCCTACAAAATAAGAGCATAGGATTCATCTAAAGGAATAAAGGGGTATTTGAGTGGGGGTGCAGAGTTACCGTGACTATCGCAAAATACTAAGTGATTGCATTATGTTAGATACACAGCAAAACGAGACCCCAAAAATGTATCATTGGCTAAAAAGAGAGGACAACTTCACATTAttgattttactttgaaaatttGAGAGGAAGTCCaactttattttacaaaatatgGAATGAGAGGGCCACTCTTCGTTTCcggtaatttgattaaaaaaaaaaaagacagtatttCTTTCTGGGTCATTTAGGcatctaaactttttttttttaattaataaaataagtGATAAAATGACGGTAATATGAAATcagatttaatgttttaaagGGGAAAGTGAAAATATATAGAGAAGATGCGAGACATAAAAAGTTATGAgctaaaaaatatacaaatgggagaaaaataaatgttttattttgtcggtaaagaaaaaaaataattgacatGATTAAAGtcactgtatttattcatttagttaTATTTCTGACTCATCAAACAGCCATTTGTTGCATCTAAACACAGGTGTTCATACTTTTATCCACCGTCTccaaacacagagggaaactCCGCTCACTCGGGCTGCTCTGTGAAAACATCGAACCAACCCTCCGGTTCCTCCTCATGACGTACGGAGCCCAGCCAGTCCGCTCGGCTCAGCTCAGCTCGGCTCAGCACAGCTCGGAACCACAGCAACATGCAGGATGGCGAGCATAGAGACAGCCGCCGAACACGAGCGTATCCTGCGGGAGATAGAGAGCACAGACACCAACTGTATCGGACCGACTCTCCGGTGAGTAAACCACACACCCCTCGCctgcctccaccacctccacccccgGGCGGCTGTACCCGGTTATCCCCGTGAAAGCAGCTCAACAGACGGCGTCACCCATCTGAGGGAGCGCGGCTAGCTGGGACTAGCGGCAAGTTAGCAACTCCTCGGAGACTCCGTGAGCTTGCACAAAACTTTAACCAACGTGATTCCATTATCGGACAGCTAACCGGCTAACTTTAGCAAACATTAAAGCTAGCTAATTTACATTGTGCGCACTCGAGTCTAAACGCACACAGTGAGTCTTAACTGTCTGGACTGGCCTAACGTTTTCACATCGACACTCCTCTTTTATACTTTTATCTAGTTTTGTCGCCAAAGTTGATAAACTTGTCCTGAGGGATTTCAGCAACttaggctaacgttagctaacttAGCTAACTAATTGACATTCTCCTCACTGGGTGCCGGAGCTTACAGCGGGGGTAGGGGTTGTTTACGGTGGCTAagccctctctctgtttgtcagtggtTGTCCAGTCAAGTCTGTCAACTTCAGTTTACCTGGAGGTGGCTAGCAGTTAGTTAGCTAGGTGGTTAGCATTATAGATGCATGATAACAAGGAGTGTCAAGTGCAGCAGCTCCTGACAAGCCCTGCTCTCAATGAATGAGGAGTACAGCTCAGTTTAAACACCCCTGGGGTAATTGTGGGGGGTGATAACACGGGTGTTACCCACCACACAGAGAGGGCAGTAGTTGATGTTTGTCAtgctgttttattgcttatgagTGTTGTTGCTCTTGCTCAATAATTTAGTGGAAACTCCACTTAGAGAGTGAATGACTTTTCTGTTCATGGTGGTGTCTGTGCCAGCTACATGGTTTCACATCCCAtgattttttcctcctctttcttgtTATTGATGTAAGACGTCTTCAGCTCTTAAAATGGGTCACAGCCTTGTTTCTGCTCGGCGTTCTCATGCCAGACTCCCCCTGCCCCAAAAATCCAGAGGACTCAATCTGGTGTGAGGTTTGATTTTTGAAAATCATCCTGACTGGTAACTGAGGGAGTATCTTTTTCTAAAATGTCCCATTCATGTCCTCTCTGAAGAAGCTGTGTCCTTGGCCGGCGCTCTTTGAACTGATTGTCCAAGGAGGAAATAGGCAGTGAATGAACagggaaacacagcagaggaactGGGCTGTTGAAGGCTTatcaaaggtgtgtgtgtgttctcctcaTGTGCCTCCATGTtggtcattttctcctcatgaCAAAGCCTATTTGGGCTCGTTATTTAGGCCAGCTGCCGCCCGATGGGAGGTGAGCAAACCGAGAGAAGTGCACGTCTGCGGTGTGTTCACTGACCCTCTAAAGCTCCAGCTGCCATATGACTTGACAGCTTTGTGTGACACCTCTGGCTGCCacattctcctcttctcctctgagaGTGTTTGCGGTGCCATGGTGAGTGATTCAGGCAGCCAGTCAGACGGCAGGaacatctctttttttgtccacaTACAAAGCTGAGTGATGTTTCATCTCCTCCAGCTTCTGTCCGACTCACAGCCTCAGTGTTTCCACTTCAACCCCtgcacacaaatataaacagcaCTGTCTATGTTTGGAACTGTCAGCTTCATCATTAGCTATATTTAGCCctgacagttttaaaaaaggagtTTTATAGGCAAATATATCCGATGATGAGGGATGGAAGTGTTAGCTCAGGAGGCTAATTTTTAGATTAGAACAAGCAGCAAACACTGACTTTAGTTAGTTCCTGTCACGTTCAACACACGATCtacagataaaaatgttgtTGGACTAGaaattgctgctgtttgtttgtgtgaaact
Protein-coding regions in this window:
- the tkfc gene encoding triokinase/FMN cyclase, yielding MEPQKKLINSVDSCVDEALCGLIRANAGLSLLQGHRVVLRSDLDNLRGKVALLSGGGSGHEPAHGGYVGAGMLSAAVAGGVFASPPPASILAAIMSLHNAGASGILLIVKNYTGDRLNFGLAAEQARNHGVTVDMVIVAEDCAFDRPSKAGRRGLCGTIFIHKLAGALAEEGSSLDQIVAKVTEVLKGIGTLGVSLSPCSVPGCLPSFNLPPGDMELGLGIHGEPGIKRSKVASADEVVKTMIDHMTNPDSQSYLPLKSGDSVVLCVNNLGALSCLEMAVVTRAAIICLENLGAVVARVMSGSFMTSLEMAGMSLTVMRANEEILRLFDAKTAAPAWPNLSTARVSGHSYITGPPAMGTRPQDDKHSEGPLSPVMRKSLERVCSTLLEKQEELNSLDRAAGDGDCGNTHAQAARAIQEWLQDHVVPGCPGKLLSVLAGLVQEKMGGSSGALYSLFLTAAAGHVTEGRSNAAAWASAMHAGTQAMRRYGGADPGDRTMLDALCPAVDELMKLTTAPPGGQMAILQAAVQKAASGAEETRNLTARAGRASYIAAERVTLPDPGAVAVAAILRAVQESLEGQK